One genomic region from Paramormyrops kingsleyae isolate MSU_618 chromosome 24, PKINGS_0.4, whole genome shotgun sequence encodes:
- the LOC111860830 gene encoding galectin-9-like, producing MSFSKQSPYMKPPTPFEGSILGGLQEGRTITIRGWVPQITKSFNVNLQCGSKKEADIALQFNARFDKPPGYVICNTLKNQQLGENKQKHLAADLRGSNFTLVIIVTRDSYSISVDGFHLLEYKHCLPFGQVDTIAVFGGVQVEYISFENPNIPPSAPNLFSEAVGWLTSLLKPSPPEYHATPYNCSVPGGMSLGRSVTVLGVIKDKAARFDIKLCCKEGVAFLFKPKFKDGVVVRNSQLKGSWGREERSGAMPFCQGQAFVITITSNSECYTVFVNGAQLFEYQHRYKCLESVDFLDVNGDTSVIFVEV from the exons ATGTCTTTCTCCAAGCAGAGTCCCTACATGAAACCG CCAACCCCCTTTGAAGGGAGCATCCTGGGCGGTCTACAGGAAGGAAGAACCATCACGATTAGAGGCTGGGTCCCGCAGATCACTAAGAG tTTTAACGTGAACTTGCAGTGCGGCTCAAAGAAGGAAGCCGACATCGCCTTACAATTCAATGCCAGGTTCGACAAGCCCCCAGGCTACGTCATCTGTAACACCTTGAAGAACCAACAGCTGGGTGAAAATAAGCAAAAGCACCTGGCAGCTGATCTACGTGGCTCCAATTTCACCCTCGTCATCATCGTCACCCGCGACTCCTACtcg ATTTCTGTTGATGGATTTCACCTTTTGGAATATAAGCATTGCCTTCCTTTCGGACAAGTAGATACCATTGCAGTGTTCGGGGGTGTGCAGGTGGAGTATATCAGTTTTGAGAACCCCAAT ATTCCTCCTTCCGCTCCCAACTTGTTCTCCGAAGCTGTTGGATGGCTGACTTCCTTGTTGAAACCTTCACCCCCTGAATACCATGCGACACCATACAACTGCTCTGTGCCTGGAGGGATGTCCTTGGGGCGCAGTGTTACTGTCCTCGGGGTGATCAAGGACAAAGCAGCCAG GTTTGACATCAAGCTCTGCTGCAAAGAGGGGGTGGCTTTCCTCTTCAAACCAAAATTCAAAGACGGTGTAGTGGTGCGCAACAGCCAGCTGAAGGGGTCCTGGGGACGCGAGGAGCGATCTGGGGCCATGCCCTTCTGCCAGGGGCAGGCCTTTGTG ATAACCATCACCTCCAACAGTGAGTGCTACACGGTGTTTGTCAACGGCGCCCAATTGTTTGAGTACCAGCATCGCTACAAATGCCTGGAAAGTGTTGATTTCCTGGATGTGAACGGGGACACGAGTGTGATCTTTGTAGAGGTGTAA